The following DNA comes from Rhodopirellula halodulae.
CGAACTTTGTAGCCTTCGATCACGTGGATCGGACGCGGCATGAAAAGCGAAATTGCGGGTCTTCGAAGTCGCGTCAGCGTCCCAGCAGACAACCGCTGAACGCTAGACTTTGCTCGCACGCCATGGCACTGACGCCTGAAACCAGCGGTGGGATCGACGGGTTTGACCCTGCCCCCCAACCGCCCTAGGCTTTGCATCCAAATCGAAACCGCACACAGGAGACGCGACGTGGGATTGTTTGATCTGATTCGTTCTGAGTTGATTGATATCATCGAATGGATCGATGACACGCAACACACTCTGATGTGGCGTTTCCCTCGACATGACAACGAGATCAAGAACGGGGCGCAGTTGATCGTGCGTCCGGGGCAAACCGCCGTGTTTGTTCACAAAGGCGAAATCGCGGACGTTTATCCGCCGGGACATTACCAACTGACGACCGAAAACATGCCGGTCATGTCGACGCTGCAAGGTTGGAAGTACGGTTTCGACAGTCCGTTCAAAGCCGAGGTGTACTTTGTCAGCACGCGACAGATCACCGATTTGAAGTGGGGCACGCCCAACCCAATCATGTTGCGTGACCCCGAGTTCGGGCCAATTCGAATTCGTGCCTTTGGGACCTATGCCCTGCGTGCGGTGGAACCGAAAGCCTTGTTGACGGAGATCGTTGGCACGGACGGTGAGTTCGGTGCCGACGACGTGAACGTCCTGTTGCGTTCGATCATTCAATCCTCTTTCGCGGATTTGATCGGGTCGTCGCAAATCGCCGCGTTGGATTTGGCCAGCAACTACGAACAGTTGGCCGCCCAACTGCGAGAGCGTGTGGTCGAAAAGATCGACGATGAATACGGTCTGGATTGCCCGCAGTTGTTCATCGTCAACATCTCGCTTCCCGAAGCCGTCGAAAAGGCATTGGACACCCGCACGAGCATGGGCGTGATCGGCGACATGAACCGATTCCAGCAATATCAAATGGGCCAAGCCATGACGTCTGCTGCCGAAAACGGTGGCGGCGGTGGAGCAGCCGACGGCCTGGGATTGGGACTTGGCGTGGCCATGGCCGGCCGAATGATGCCAAATGCGATGTCACCCGGCGCCGTAAACCCTGGTGCGGCGGCTCCAGCAGCAGCTCCCGCGGGACCGCCTCCTCCACCCGCCGCGACGGCGTGGTATGTCGCCAAAGACGGTGTCACCCACGGGCCGTTCACTCCCGATCAAATTCGCAGTGGTTTGGGCAGCGGCGAAATGAGCTCGCAAACCATGGTTTGGTCTGCCGGGATGGCCGGATGGTCGATGGCCAAAGACGTCCCCGCCTTGGCGTCCATGCTCAGCGCCGCCGCTCCGCCGCCTCCACCACCGGCCCAGTGAGCGTGCGACAACGGAGTGAACTCAGTGCCCGGAACGCCCCCGCCACACGATCTTTCCACGATGGATGTCGTCGACCAACATGCCAACGGTCTCGCTGACCAAGGAGCGGTGCGTGGTGCGCGCCGGTCACCGGTCAACGACCAGGCTGACGGTCCGGTGATCAGCGTGGGTGGTCAGTGGGTCGTCGACGCGGCCGGTTGTGAGGTCGCTGCGTTGCAGTCTCTTCCGCTCATTCAGTCAATCTGTGAAGAGGTCATTGAATCGCTGGGATTGAAAGTGATCGGCCAACCTCAGTCTCATGTGTTTGGTTCACCTCACGGTGTGACGGCACTCTACCTGCTTTCCGAATCACACTTGGCGGTGCACACCTATCCCGAACACGGCATCGCCACGTTCAATTTGGTGTGCTGTCGCGAACGAGCCGACTGGGATTGGCGACGTCAATTGACGCTGCGTTTGCGTGCAAACCATGTTGATGTTCGGCACCTGCGCCGAGGTGCATGGAACGATGCCGCCTGTTGCCTCGCTGATGACTCGGCCAACACAAATGGCCGCGAAAGCGAGGTCGACGAATGAAGGTTCGTCGCGCGTCGTGCCCTGGCTGCGGGGCCCCGGTCGAATTTCGATTCGGAAATTCGATAGTCAGCGTGTGCGAGTTTTGTCACACCGCGGTCGCTCGCGGTGACAAAGACATCGAGGACTATGGCAAGGTCAGCGATCTGGTCGAAACCGATTCGGTCGTGCAACTGGGAACCAGCGGATCATTTCGTGGCAAACCCTTCGAAGTCATCGGCCGTGTTCAATACGACCATTCCGCGGGTGGCGTTTGGGATGAATGGTACCTGCGGTTTCCCGGCGACAAGATGGCTTGGTTGGCTGAG
Coding sequences within:
- a CDS encoding S-adenosylmethionine decarboxylase family protein, producing MPGTPPPHDLSTMDVVDQHANGLADQGAVRGARRSPVNDQADGPVISVGGQWVVDAAGCEVAALQSLPLIQSICEEVIESLGLKVIGQPQSHVFGSPHGVTALYLLSESHLAVHTYPEHGIATFNLVCCRERADWDWRRQLTLRLRANHVDVRHLRRGAWNDAACCLADDSANTNGRESEVDE
- a CDS encoding SPFH domain-containing protein, encoding MGLFDLIRSELIDIIEWIDDTQHTLMWRFPRHDNEIKNGAQLIVRPGQTAVFVHKGEIADVYPPGHYQLTTENMPVMSTLQGWKYGFDSPFKAEVYFVSTRQITDLKWGTPNPIMLRDPEFGPIRIRAFGTYALRAVEPKALLTEIVGTDGEFGADDVNVLLRSIIQSSFADLIGSSQIAALDLASNYEQLAAQLRERVVEKIDDEYGLDCPQLFIVNISLPEAVEKALDTRTSMGVIGDMNRFQQYQMGQAMTSAAENGGGGGAADGLGLGLGVAMAGRMMPNAMSPGAVNPGAAAPAAAPAGPPPPPAATAWYVAKDGVTHGPFTPDQIRSGLGSGEMSSQTMVWSAGMAGWSMAKDVPALASMLSAAAPPPPPPAQ